The DNA sequence CTTGTCCCGCCGGAAGGTGATCCCGAGCGCCTCGAGGAACCGGTTCATGCCCGGCGCCATATCGAACGGCCCGGCGGCCTTGCCGTGCAGACCCGGCTCGCCCTCGAAGACCAGGATCCGGTCGCTGATCATGTCGATGACGTAGATGTCGTGGTCGATCACGAGCGTGCTCGCATCCCGCCCTTCTGCGTGTTTCCTGATCATCCGGGAGATCTTCACCCGCTGCTCCACGTCGAGGTGAGCGCTCGGCTCGTCTAAGATGTAGAGGTCGGCGTCGCGCGAGAGGCAGACCGCGATGGCCACCCGCTGGAGTTCGCCGCCGGAGAGCGTGTTCACCGGCGCCTGGAGGAGCTGCGAGAGCGAGAGGGGCTCTAAGATCTCGTGCTGGTAGAACGAGGTGTCGAACTTCGTCGTCGTCTGCCGGAGGATCTCCTCGACGGTCGCCTCCGAGTCCCCTTTGAGGTACTGCGGCTTGTAGGAGATCCGCACCCGGGTATCCATCGACCCGGTGTCGGGTTCGAGCACCCCGGCAAGGAGCTGGGCGAACGTGCTCTTCCCGATGCCGTTCGCCCCGAGCACCCCGAGGACTTCCCCGCTCCGGATCTCCCCGCCGTCGACGGTGAGCGAGAACTGCTCGAAACGCTTCGTCATCGACGGGAACGCAAGAAGCACCTCCCGGTCCGACTCGGAAGCGTGGGCCCGGGTATCGAACGTCACCGCATACGTCCTGAACCTGACGTTCTCCTCCGGGAGGAAGCCCTCCAGGTACTGGTTGATCCCCACCCGGACGCCTTTCGGGTGGGTGATGACGCCGAAGACCGCCGGTTCTCCGTAGGCGATGTGCACGGTATCGGCAAGCATATCGAGGATGGCAAGGTCGTGCTCGACGATCACGACCGGCCGCTCCAGGGCGAGTTCCCGGATGAGGTTCGCGGCGGCCATCCGCTGGTAGACGTCGAGGTACGGCGTGATCTCATCGAGGAAGTAGAAGTCGGCGTCACGCGAAAGACAGGCGGTGATCGCCACCCGCTGCAGCTCGCCGCCGGAGAGGGTCGCTATTGGCCGGTCGATGACCGCCGCAAGCGATAACCGGTCGATGTAGTAGTCGAGTTTGCCGCGCTCGTCGGTGGTCGCGAGGAGGTCGCGCACCGACCCGGTAAAGACCTTCGGGATCTGGTCGATATACTGCGGCTTCACGGCGACCTTCACGTTCTTCTGCGAGAGCAACTGGAGGTAGTCGAAGAGCTCGGTTCCCTGGTAGAGGTCGAGGACTTCCTTCCACGAGACCTCGGTGTCGGTCCTCCCCAGGTTCGGGACGAGCGTGCCCGAGAGGATCTTCACCGACGTGCTCTTGCCGATACCGTTCGGACCCAGAATGCCGGTGACCTTCCCCTCGACGGGGATCGGAAGGCCGTAGAGGACGAAACCGTTCTGGCCGTAGCGGTGGATCGGCCGGTCGAGCTGTTCGGGAAGGTTGACGATGTCGAGGGCCTCGAACGGGCACTTCTTCACGCAGATGCCGCATCCGACACAGAGTTCCTCGGATATGACGGCTTTCTGGTCTTCGCCGATGACGACGGTCTCGTCGCCGGTCCGGACACGCGGGCAGTAGAGGATGCACTCGGTGCCGCACTTGGCGGGGTGGCACCGATCACGGTGTACAACAGCAATACGCATGGGAGATCACAGGACGGTAGTGGTCAAGAGGATCGTCCAGGTCATGAACCAGAGCGCGAACGTCATGAAACTCTGGTAGAACCAGTCCTTGCCGGTCAGTTCCATGTAGTCGACCCCAAGGAGCATGAAGATGTGCTTCTGGAAGACGACGCCCGCCATCAGGAGCAGAAGGCCTATGATGGCGTTCGCCTGGAGGCCGGTGACCGGGTCCGGGGTGCCGGAGAGGTAGAACGAGAGTCCTCCGGTCAGGATGCCCATGAAACAGGCTATAAGCGTCCGCTTTATCCGATTTCTGTGCTCGACCTGTTTCTCGGCACGGGTCCGCGGCCGTGTCTTCTCAACCTCTTCTGCTACCGCATTCTCGCTCATCGTGACACCAGTGTTACGCCATTCCGGAAAGGGAAGTCTCTTCGGGACGGTGGCCCGGCGGAGAAAACAGGCTCCCGGCCACTCCCCGGATTGACGGAATTACTACATAATAGGGTGTTCTCCGGTTATAAAGGTAGGCAACTTCCGGCGAGCGGCCTCACTCGATCCTGTACCGCAGGAGCGCCGCAGCACCGCCGAGGGCCGCGAGGCGCTCTCCCGGCTCGAACTCGGTGCTCATCACCACGACCGTTGCGTTGACCTGCTCGGCCTGTTCGATGACACCCATAGCCTCTTCGTCCCGGAGCAGGGTGTCGGAGACCAGCACCGTCTCCGCCGCACCGTAGGCAATCGCCTTCCTGACCTCGTCGATGCCGTAGGCGACGGCGCCTTCGGTCGCGATCCGGTGCAGGACTTCGTCCATCATCCTGACCTCCCGCGCAAGGTGGAGGTCGCCGAGCAACCGCTCGAGGATTCCCTGCCCGATGACCTCCTGCACGGCGCCTCGCCCGATGCGTCGTGTCTCGACCGCGACCATCCGTTCCGCGAGGTCGGGAGCACGGGCTTTCACGTAATTCGCGAACTCGTCCTTCACGAATCCCGGGCCCGCGACGACCAGGGGGCCGGTGACCGCGGCAAGCGCCTCAAGCGTCTTCTCGAAGAGCACCGACCGGGTGCCGGCATCGGCACCCTTGCTGCTCCCGACCGTAACAGTGGTCACCCACTCCGGGCCGAACTGGCGCAGGCGGTAGACCTGCGCTTCCCCCTCCTCGACGCTCACGACGTGAACAACGCCGTACGCGGAAGCATCGACAGCCCGCCGGATCCGCTCGCAGTCGACGGGCCGCCACTGTTTGACGACCGAGATCTCGAACCCGATCTCGACGTTTAAGGTGTGGTGTGCAGTGACGTCCACCCCGCTTTCGATGGTGCCGCCGATGCGGAGGCGGTTCGTGTGCTGGTGGAACTCCACCTTCTCGACCCGGATCCCGAGCCGGACCGGCCGCTTCTCGGCCTTCTCCGGCCGGAGTTTGTCGGTTGCCGCCTCCACGCTCCGGAAGGTCGTCGCAAAGACGAGATCTCCCGGCCCGACCAGGTGGGAGAGGTGCCAGATGTCGTCGAGCGTCTCCGGGAAGAGACGTATCTCGCCGAACCGCTTCTTCATCTCCCGAACTTCAGCCTTCATGGTTCCACGATATCGGAGCCCCCCGGCGGGACGAATGCGGCGACCGCCTCGGTGTTCAGGGCGTTCTTGAGCCCTTTCCACTCGTCTTCCGAGAGTTTATCCCTGAGTGCCCGGACTACCTTCTTTGCGGTGTCGTTCGGTTCGAACTGCCCGGGACGGAGTTCCACACTCACCTTCGTCCGCCCGCTGACGGCACCGGGGGGGCCGCCGATGACGGCGACCTCGGGCGCCATCGCAAGACCGATCGCCACGCCGAGGGGGACGTTCCGGAAGTACTGCCGCTCTCCGCGGACGATGAAAGCGCCCCTCGCCACGTACTCTCCGGACTCAGGCGTCTTGCTCACCTGGTCGGGGCGGGCGGCGTAGACGTCCGCCGTGAAGTGCCCGGCCTTCCAGGCGTTGGAGTAGGATGCGGCAAACTGCACGGCCTCGTCCAGGCGTTCGGTCGCGCCCTTCACGATGACGACGCTCCCGCCGTGGACGTCGGCGTGAACGAAGAGGTCACCCCCCTCCATGTACTTCTTGACGAGTTCCTCGTTCTGGGAGGCGTCCCGGCCGCCGATGACGAGAGTGCCGTCGGTGGTAGTGAACCAGCGGAACCGGTGGTACCACCGCTTCTTCAAGAGGGCAAGGTTCTGTTTATGCCGGGGCTTCTCGGGGACCATCCGCTCCATCGCCGCGAGTGCGCCCGTCTTCTTCTTCTTGAACTTCTTGATGAAATCGTAGTAGCGGCCGAGGTTCTGCTCCATCGTCTCGTGGACGTAGACCTTCACCCGCTCCTCTTCAAGACCGAGTTCCACCGCCGCCTCGGCAGGGTGGACCGCACGGACCATCTTTGCCGCCGCATTCCCGCTGTTCGACTTGAGGACCTGCTCGATCTCCTGCCACGAGCGATCTCTGCTTGCTTCGTCGAGCGTCGTTATGATCCCGGTGACTGCGGTGTAGTTCTCGTAGAGCACCTCCACGACTCGTTCGTACCGCTCGATCTTCTTCTCAAACCCCTTAATAGCCTCCGCCTGGCGCCGACGGATCACCTCCGCCTGGGAGAGGCGAGGTTTCTCGGCTCCGGCCTCCTCCTTCTCGCCCGCCACCTTCGGGTAGAATGCATCCAGAGCCTCGCTGAAGGTCGCAAACCGCTCGCGAACCTCCTCGCCGGCAAGCACCACCGGCCAGCACCCGGACGGCGTTATCACCGGCTCGTTGCGTCTCGCAACATCGGTCATCAGGCGATCGAACGCTTCCCGGACCGCCTCCGCGTTCACTTCCGCGGCTGCGGCGCTCTTCTCGACGCCCGCCGTCCTGCAGACTTCTTCGGCATACGCGCCGCCGAGCATGCACCCGACGGCGAGCGTCCGGACGATGTCGCGGTCGGACCCGGCAAGCATTGTCCGGAACTCAACAGGAGGGAGCGTCGAGCAGTCGGACCCCTCGAAGGCGTAGACCGCGCCGGGGACCACCTCCCGGGTCTTGAACCGGTGGTGCCAGAGGGGCTTTATTATCGTATACCCTTCGTCGCAGAGGACCGCGTTCCCCTCGTCGAAGAGTTCGAAGATGAGGTGATAGGTCGTGTCCCTCTTTCCGACGTCGATGCTCACGGTGCGCTCGAGCCCGAGCTGGCGGATGCCGAGCACCTTTCCGCCTTCGAGGTGCTTCCTGAGCAGCATCGCGAAACTCGGCGGATTCTTCGGGGGTGTGGGGAACTCCGCGGTGAAGTGGGCACGCCGTCCCGTCTCGACGAGGAACAGATACTTTGCCCGGTCTTCCCCGTTCAGCCTGATACCGAGGGTCTTCGCGTCGAACTGGTAGATCTTGCCGACCCAGAGCGGGAGGCGATCGGCGGCCTCCGCCACCAGTGCCCGAAGATCGACCCCGCTCATTCCCTGTAGTGTCGCCATTGGTTCCAGAATACATTCGGCCCGGTACCTAAAGAAGGGTACTGCCGGCGGAAACGCTCTTCAAAAAAGCAAAACGTGAGAGGGAGGGGGATTACTCCTCGGACTCTTCCGTCTCTTCGATCTCGGTAATCTCGGGCGCCGTCTCCGGCGTCGCCGGGCGGGAGACCGTCTCCTTCATGACGACGTCGTTGATATCGGGATAGTTTTCAAATATCTCGCGGACGAGGGTGCCCCGCCAGACCATCCAGCGCCTGTCGTATGCGATCGCGGGAGGAAGCGCCAGTTCGGCCACTCCGTCGGCGATGCTGATCTCGATGTCGGTCCGGCCCGAGAAGAGCTTGATGAGACCCTTGATCTGTTCTACCGGGTCCTCGACCTTCTCGAGGATTGCATAAGAGTAGTTCAGGGTCTTCCCGGCAAGCGGGTGGTTGAAGTCGACGACCGCACGCCTTCCGATGACGTCGACGACGACGCCCTCGCGGCCTTCGACCTCGATCCGGGTTCCACGCTTGGGTTTCTCGCGGAACTGCGTGACCGGGACGGACCGGACACCATCTTCCTCGTGTGCCCCGAACGCCTTCTCGGGCGGGACGTCGACCTCTCCCTCGGCGCCGACATCCTTGCCTATCAGTTCGTCCTCAAGGCCGATGATGACGTGGTGGCTCCCCAGGCGAACGGTGACCGGACCGTACTCCGCTCGCGGGTTGTAGATCCCTTCTTCCTTTGCGTTCTCCTCATCCGTGGTATCGAAGATATTCTCACCGACGCGGCCGGTGTATCTGAGCCTGATAAAATCTCCTTCCTGAAGTGCCATTCCATTCACCCTGGATAGCAGACGCATTATGGCTCCGGTACGCCTTCCGTACCGGCCCGCCGCATGCCTGCATCTCGTTGTCCCACTTTATTTGGATGGAATGGTATTTATACTGTCCACCGGAACACCCCGGCGGGCAGGATCATGGTTGAGGTGCAGCAGCGGGCCTGGGGTGTATCGTATGCCCCCTCTCCCCCGGAGGAGTTCTGCGGCAGACAGGAGGAGCGTGAACGGCTTTCGGCCGTTCTCTCGCGTGCAGGAGAACACGGGCAGGCGGTGATGATCTCCGGCCCGCCCGGTATCGGAAAGAGTTCTCTCTTAAACCGGCTCGCATACGAGGTGCAGGAACGCCCCGGCGGGCTGCAGTCTCCCGTCCTCAGGGGTGAGGTCTTCGACCTCCCGGGAATGATCTTCTCTGCATTTCGGGAACTGTTGAAAGACCTGCAGCGCTCTGCCGCATCCGCAAGATTCGGGGACACCCTCGATGCCGAAGGCATGAAAGAGGCGATCCGGTATGCCGACGACGTCTTCGAGAAGTATGCCGCCACGGTGGAGCCGGTCGGTCTGCTCTCGAGG is a window from the Methanoculleus oceani genome containing:
- the rqcH gene encoding ribosome rescue protein RqcH — protein: MATLQGMSGVDLRALVAEAADRLPLWVGKIYQFDAKTLGIRLNGEDRAKYLFLVETGRRAHFTAEFPTPPKNPPSFAMLLRKHLEGGKVLGIRQLGLERTVSIDVGKRDTTYHLIFELFDEGNAVLCDEGYTIIKPLWHHRFKTREVVPGAVYAFEGSDCSTLPPVEFRTMLAGSDRDIVRTLAVGCMLGGAYAEEVCRTAGVEKSAAAAEVNAEAVREAFDRLMTDVARRNEPVITPSGCWPVVLAGEEVRERFATFSEALDAFYPKVAGEKEEAGAEKPRLSQAEVIRRRQAEAIKGFEKKIERYERVVEVLYENYTAVTGIITTLDEASRDRSWQEIEQVLKSNSGNAAAKMVRAVHPAEAAVELGLEEERVKVYVHETMEQNLGRYYDFIKKFKKKKTGALAAMERMVPEKPRHKQNLALLKKRWYHRFRWFTTTDGTLVIGGRDASQNEELVKKYMEGGDLFVHADVHGGSVVIVKGATERLDEAVQFAASYSNAWKAGHFTADVYAARPDQVSKTPESGEYVARGAFIVRGERQYFRNVPLGVAIGLAMAPEVAVIGGPPGAVSGRTKVSVELRPGQFEPNDTAKKVVRALRDKLSEDEWKGLKNALNTEAVAAFVPPGGSDIVEP
- a CDS encoding ribosome biogenesis/translation initiation ATPase RLI, producing MRIAVVHRDRCHPAKCGTECILYCPRVRTGDETVVIGEDQKAVISEELCVGCGICVKKCPFEALDIVNLPEQLDRPIHRYGQNGFVLYGLPIPVEGKVTGILGPNGIGKSTSVKILSGTLVPNLGRTDTEVSWKEVLDLYQGTELFDYLQLLSQKNVKVAVKPQYIDQIPKVFTGSVRDLLATTDERGKLDYYIDRLSLAAVIDRPIATLSGGELQRVAITACLSRDADFYFLDEITPYLDVYQRMAAANLIRELALERPVVIVEHDLAILDMLADTVHIAYGEPAVFGVITHPKGVRVGINQYLEGFLPEENVRFRTYAVTFDTRAHASESDREVLLAFPSMTKRFEQFSLTVDGGEIRSGEVLGVLGANGIGKSTFAQLLAGVLEPDTGSMDTRVRISYKPQYLKGDSEATVEEILRQTTTKFDTSFYQHEILEPLSLSQLLQAPVNTLSGGELQRVAIAVCLSRDADLYILDEPSAHLDVEQRVKISRMIRKHAEGRDASTLVIDHDIYVIDMISDRILVFEGEPGLHGKAAGPFDMAPGMNRFLEALGITFRRDKSGRPRINKPGSFLDREQVAAGEYYYAEISKS
- a CDS encoding mRNA surveillance protein pelota, translating into MKAEVREMKKRFGEIRLFPETLDDIWHLSHLVGPGDLVFATTFRSVEAATDKLRPEKAEKRPVRLGIRVEKVEFHQHTNRLRIGGTIESGVDVTAHHTLNVEIGFEISVVKQWRPVDCERIRRAVDASAYGVVHVVSVEEGEAQVYRLRQFGPEWVTTVTVGSSKGADAGTRSVLFEKTLEALAAVTGPLVVAGPGFVKDEFANYVKARAPDLAERMVAVETRRIGRGAVQEVIGQGILERLLGDLHLAREVRMMDEVLHRIATEGAVAYGIDEVRKAIAYGAAETVLVSDTLLRDEEAMGVIEQAEQVNATVVVMSTEFEPGERLAALGGAAALLRYRIE
- a CDS encoding peptidylprolyl isomerase: MALQEGDFIRLRYTGRVGENIFDTTDEENAKEEGIYNPRAEYGPVTVRLGSHHVIIGLEDELIGKDVGAEGEVDVPPEKAFGAHEEDGVRSVPVTQFREKPKRGTRIEVEGREGVVVDVIGRRAVVDFNHPLAGKTLNYSYAILEKVEDPVEQIKGLIKLFSGRTDIEISIADGVAELALPPAIAYDRRWMVWRGTLVREIFENYPDINDVVMKETVSRPATPETAPEITEIEETEESEE